TCTTCGCGGGCAACGCCAGGCGCGAAGCCGATTTCGCCGCCAAGGGCTCCACGCTGGTGGGCGACGTGCACCCCGAGGTCGCCGAGGTGGCGGGGGCGCTCACGCCGGTGCCGGGTGGCGTGGGGCCGCTGACCATCGCCATGCTCATGGCCAACACGGTGAAGGCGATGAACCTGCGCCGCGGGCAGCGCGCGCCGGCGATGGCGCAGTGAGGATGATGAACATGGGTGAGCGCGAAGCGTTGCGGCGTCCCTGGAAGAAATGATCCACGCGGCGATCACGGGCGGCATCGCGTGCGGGAAGTCGACGGTGCTCCGCATGTTCGCCGAGCTGCCGCACGTCGCCACCCTGAGCGCCGACGAGATCGTGCACCAGCTCTACGAGCCGGGCGAGCCGGTGCATGCGCAAGTCGTCAGCGAGTTCGGGCGCGGGATCCTCGACTCCGGCGGGCGCATCGACCGCCGCAAACTCGCCGACGCCGCCTTCCAGGGCCCCGAGCGCCGCAAGAAGCTGGAGAGCATCGTGCACCCCGCCGTCATCGATTACCAGGTGGCGTGGATGCGCGGCCTGGAAGACTCCGCGCCCGAGACGAAGCTCGCGCTCATCGAGGTTCCGCTGCTGTTCGAGGCGAAGTCGGAAGGGAAGTTCGCGCAGACCATCGCCGTGACGTGCGCGGCGGAGAAGAAGCTGGCGCGCTTCCGCGCGCGGCATCCGGAGCTGGACGAAGCCGCGGCGCGCAAGGAACTCGAGCGCCGCAGCGCCTCGCAGCTGCCGGACGCGGAGAAGGCGCGGCGCGCGTCGCTGGCGATCGACAACTCCGGCTCGGAGGCCGAGACGCGGGCGCAGGTTACAAAGATTTACGAAGAACTCACGCGCTCCGGTTGACCCGCGGGGTGCTATGACGTCTTTGCAACCAGGGTCGTCAAAGGACATCCCGAGGGCAGCGAGGGAACCCTGTTCGAACCAAGCATCGTCGTGAGGCAGGGCTCCCTCGCTACGCTCGGGATGTAATACAAAACCCATGAAGCGCATGACCGTCATACGGATCGCCATCCTCGCCAGCGTCCTCGCCGGCAGCTTCTACTACTTCACCACGCACCGCCCGGGGGCGCCGGCCAGCGACATCCTCAGCCGGCTCAGCCGGCCCGACCACGTCGAGATCACCGAGGCCGCGGCGCCGCAGACTTTCAGCGCCGAAGAGCAGGCCGACATCAACCTCTACAAGAAGGTGTTGCCGTCGGTCGTCAACATCACCTCGGTCGCCGTGGCGTTCGACTTCTTCTACGGCGCGGTGCCGCAGGAAGGCCAGGGCTCCGGCTTCCTCATCGACAATGCCGGGCACATCCTGACCAACTACCACGTGATCCAGGACGCGCGGCGCGTCGAGGTCACGCTCTCGAACCGCAAGAAGTACACCGCCGCGATCGTGGGCGTGGACCCGGCGAACGACCTGGCGGTCATCCGCATCACGGCGCGCGAGCTGCACCCGGCGACACTCGGCGACTCGAAGGGGCTGCAAGTCGGGCAGCGCGTCTACGCCATCGGCAACCCGTTCGGCCTGGGCGGGACGTTCACGCACGGCATCATCAGCTCCATCCGGCCGGTGCGCGGCCAGAACTCGTTCATCGACGAAGCCATCCAGACCGACGCGGCCATCAACCCCGGCAACTCCGGCGGGCCGCTGCTGAACTCGCGCGGCGAGGTCATCGGCATCAACACCATGATCCTGTCGCAGGTCGGGCAGAGCTCGGGGGTGGGCTTCGCCATCCCCATCAACGCGGCGAAGGCGGTGCTCAACGACCTGGTCACGGTCGGGCGCGTGAAGCGGCCGACGCTCGGCGTGCGCACCATCCCCATCGGGCCGGAGCTGGCGGAGGAGCTCGGCCTGCCCTCGGACCACGGCGTGCTCATCGTGCAGGTCATCCCGGGCAGCTCGGGAGAGAAGGCGGGACTGCGCGGCGGAAGCGAGCGGGCGTACCTGCGGAACATCCCCATCATGCTGGGCGGGGACCTCATCGTGGCCATCGACGGCGACGAGATCGTGGACCAGATGGACCTGGCGCGCGCCATGAACCGCCACCGCGCCGGCGACACCGTGACCGTCACCATCTATCGCGGCAAGCAGAAGATGGACGTGAAGGTCACGCTGCAGGAAGCGAAATGAAGCAGCAATAAGCGATCAGCAGTAAGCGATAAGCGAAAACAAAGAGAGCCTGGCGATTCGGCCAGGCTCTCGCGTTCTCTGCTTTGGCTTATTGCTTACCGCTTATTGCTTATTGCTCCGGCGGCTCACCGCCGTCATCGCCAGGCATGCCCGGTCCGCCCGGCCCGCCGCCCTCCGGTCCGCGGCGCTTCATCGGCATCTGGTCGTGCATCTGGTGGAGCTTGTCCACCTGCTCCCTGGTGAGCAGGTTCTTGATGCGGACGATCATGCCCACGTGCAGGCGCTTGATCTGGCGCTCGGTGTCGAGCACCTGGTCGAGCGCGGCCATGGCGGCCTTCTCGTCGGTCTTGTCGGCGGTGAGCTGCTTGTGCAGCGCCTGCATCTGGTCCTGGAGTTGGAATTGCAGGTCGGTGAACTTGGGCTGCGAGGTCTTGATCTCGTTGCGGATGGCGGCCTTCTGGTCCGCGGTGAGATTGAGCATCTCGGCGTGGCGCAGGATGAGCTCCGGCGGGAACATGAGGCCGGCGAGCGGGTCGTCGCCGCCGGGATGCCGCATCTTCATCATGCCGCCGTGCGGGCCGCCGGGGCCGCCCGGCGCGGCCGACCGCGGTTGCGACGGCGGCGGCGCGCCGCCCTCGGGATTCTGCGCGATCGCGAAGCCCGCGAGACAGAACATCAGGAACAGGACACAGAGACGTTTCATTGCGTTTCCTCTCACTCGGTAGATTTTGGGGTCTCGTACTTGCTGGCGCCGATCTTCGGGACGGTGGTCCAGAGGTCGTCGCCCGGGGTGTCGAGCAGCGCGGCCGTGGGCGACTTCCAGGTGGAAAGTGTCACGGGCTTCGCCTTGGCCGGCGGCTTGCGCGTGGTAGGTGCCGGCGACCCCGCCGGCCCCGGCACCGGCGAGTCGCCGGTGCCTACCTGAGCTACTGATACGGTTGGCGGCACCGGCGAGTCGCCGGTGCCTACTTTCCGCTTCAAGATGTTGCTGCTCGCCAGCACCGCGACCAGCACGATGGCCGCGACGAGCGCGAGGGCGCGCAGGTAGCTGTAGTCGGCCGGCGCCGGACGAGCGAGCACGCGGGCGAAGGCCGGTGCCGAGTGCGCGTCCGCCGTCCGCTCCGCCTGGAACAGCGCCTTAAGCTCTTGCTCGTCTCGCGTCATACTCGACCTGCTCCTGCTCCAGCATCTCCCGCAGCCTCTTCTTGCCGCGCTCGTAGTGCGTGCGCGCCGAACCCAGCCCGATGCCCATCGCCTGCGCCGCTTCTTCCAGCGTGAGCTCCTGGTAGAAGACCAGGTGCAGCGCCTCGCACTGGCGTCGCGGCAGCCGCGCCAGCAGCCGGCGGAAAGCTTCCCGCTGCTCCGCTTCGACCAGGTCCACTTCCGCCGAACCCGGCCGCGCTATCGCTTCTGCCGCTTCCGGCGGAAGCAATCGCAGCTTCCGCCAGAGCGCCCGCCGGCGCTCCTCGCGCGCGGTGTTGCGCACCACGCCGAAGAACCACGTCTTGAAGCTCGAGCGCGCGTCGTAGCGCGCCCGCCCTTCCAGCACCTTGAGATAGCTGCGCTGCAGCACGCTCTCGGCCAGCCAAGGATCGGAACAGGCGAGCGCCCACCCGAAACTCTCGGCGTGCAGCGCTTCGAGTTGGATTCGGAGCTCCGCCGGTTCCATCAGGCATCCGTCCTATGAGTGAGAGGGACCTGCTGGTTATATGACGCAGAACACAAGAAAGTGCGAAAATCTTCGCTTCCCCGGGCG
This region of Terriglobales bacterium genomic DNA includes:
- a CDS encoding sigma-70 family RNA polymerase sigma factor; this encodes MEPAELRIQLEALHAESFGWALACSDPWLAESVLQRSYLKVLEGRARYDARSSFKTWFFGVVRNTAREERRRALWRKLRLLPPEAAEAIARPGSAEVDLVEAEQREAFRRLLARLPRRQCEALHLVFYQELTLEEAAQAMGIGLGSARTHYERGKKRLREMLEQEQVEYDARRARA
- a CDS encoding trypsin-like peptidase domain-containing protein, which encodes MKRMTVIRIAILASVLAGSFYYFTTHRPGAPASDILSRLSRPDHVEITEAAAPQTFSAEEQADINLYKKVLPSVVNITSVAVAFDFFYGAVPQEGQGSGFLIDNAGHILTNYHVIQDARRVEVTLSNRKKYTAAIVGVDPANDLAVIRITARELHPATLGDSKGLQVGQRVYAIGNPFGLGGTFTHGIISSIRPVRGQNSFIDEAIQTDAAINPGNSGGPLLNSRGEVIGINTMILSQVGQSSGVGFAIPINAAKAVLNDLVTVGRVKRPTLGVRTIPIGPELAEELGLPSDHGVLIVQVIPGSSGEKAGLRGGSERAYLRNIPIMLGGDLIVAIDGDEIVDQMDLARAMNRHRAGDTVTVTIYRGKQKMDVKVTLQEAK
- the coaE gene encoding dephospho-CoA kinase (Dephospho-CoA kinase (CoaE) performs the final step in coenzyme A biosynthesis.); the protein is MIHAAITGGIACGKSTVLRMFAELPHVATLSADEIVHQLYEPGEPVHAQVVSEFGRGILDSGGRIDRRKLADAAFQGPERRKKLESIVHPAVIDYQVAWMRGLEDSAPETKLALIEVPLLFEAKSEGKFAQTIAVTCAAEKKLARFRARHPELDEAAARKELERRSASQLPDAEKARRASLAIDNSGSEAETRAQVTKIYEELTRSG